The following coding sequences lie in one Sorex araneus isolate mSorAra2 chromosome 4, mSorAra2.pri, whole genome shotgun sequence genomic window:
- the TMEM114 gene encoding transmembrane protein 114 — protein MRVHLGALAGAAALGGALSFVLLAAAIGTDFWYIIDTERLERAGGANRSQPEPLSSHSGLWRTCRVQSPCAPLMNPFWPGNATVSDASRQLLAMHGTFLILLPLSLVLMVFGGMAGFLSFLLRASRLLLLTGTLFLFGALVTLAGISVYIAYSAAAFREALCLLEEASLLEQVDIRFGWSLALGWASFIAELLTGAAFLSAARVLGLRRGQEGPI, from the exons ATGCGGGTGCACCTGGGCGCGCTGGCGGGCGCGGCGGCGCTCGGCGGGGCTCTCAGCTTCGTGCTCCTGGCGGCGGCCATCGGCACGGACTTCTGGTACATCATCGACACGGAGCGGCTGGAGCGCGCGGGGGGCGCCAACCGCAGCCAGCCGGAGCCCCTCAGCTCGCACTCGGGGCTCTGGCGCACCTGCCGCG TGCAGAGCCCGTGCGCGCCGCTGATGAACCCCTTCTGGCCCGGGAACGCGACGGTCAGCGACGCCAGCCGGCAACTTCTTG CCATGCACGGCACCTTCCTCATCCTGCTGCCCCTCAGCCTGGTCCTGATGGTGTTCGGGGGCATGGCGGGCTTCCTCAGCTTCCTCCTGCGCGCCTCACGCCTGCTGCTTCTCACCGGAACCCTCTTCCTCTTTGGAG cgcTGGTGACGCTGGCCGGCATCAGCGTGTACATCGCGTACTCGGCGGCCGCCTTCCGGGAGGCGCTGTGCCTGCTGGAGGAGGCGTCGCTGCTGGAGCAGGTGGACATCCGCTTCGGCTGGTCCCTGGCGCTGGGCTGGGCCAGCTTCATCGCCGAGCTGCTCACCGGGGCGGCCTTCCTGTCCGCCGCCCGCGTGCTCGGCCTgcggcgggggcaggaggggcccatCTGA